The following proteins come from a genomic window of Miscanthus floridulus cultivar M001 chromosome 2, ASM1932011v1, whole genome shotgun sequence:
- the LOC136533137 gene encoding uncharacterized protein, which translates to MAKEFPVPPVVFAPSTPAHRRHPGPGVGASPPPAFAPPRPSTSSAANPLPFMSFDVSAAAASSSSVPPLFAGPIGVGGSGASFEDEPPLLEELGINTRQIWRKTISILHPLRSADPSLHADADLSGPFLFLLSFGLFQLLAGKFHFGIVLGWVTVASLFLYFVFSMLSGGRRGDLDLYRCVSLVGYCMLPMVIFSAVSLFLPRGGGLIFGVGMAFVIWSTRVCTRLLAELASSGDEHRGLIAYACWLVYMLFSLLVIF; encoded by the coding sequence ATGGCGAAGGAGTTCCCCGTGCCGCCGGTGGTCTTCGCGCCGTCCACCCCGGCGCACCGCCGCCACCCTGGCCCCGGCGTGGGGGCCTCCCCTCCGCCCGCGTTCGCACCGCCCCGCCCCTCCACCTCATCCGCCGCCAACCCGCTCCCCTTCATGTCGTTCGATGTCTCAGCTgccgcggcctcctcctcctccgtgccGCCCCTCTTCGCGGGGCCTATCGGTGTCGGCGGTTCCGGCGCATCCTTCGAGGACGAGCCGCCGCTCCTCGAGGAGCTCGGTATCAACACGCGCCAGATCTGGCGGAAGACGATCTCCATCCTCCACCCGCTCCGCTCCGCCGACCCCTCCCTCCACGCCGACGCCGACCTATCGGGCccgttcctcttcctcctctcctttgGACTCTTCCAGCTCCTCGCGGGGAAGTTCCACTTCGGGATCGTGCTCGGCTGGGTCACCGTGGCGTccctcttcctctacttcgtcttcTCCATGCTCTCGGGCGGCCGCCGCGGGGACCTCGATCTGTACAGATGCGTTAGCCTCGTCGGCTACTGCATGCTGCCCATGGTCATCTTCTCTGCTGTCTCCCTCTTCCTGCCTCGCGGCGGTGGACTCATATTTGGAGTAGGGATGGCGTTCGTGATATGGTCAACCAGGGTCTGCACCAGGCTGCTAGCAGAGCTTGCATCCAGCGGAGACGAGCACAGGGGCCTCATCGCTTATGCGTGCTGGCTCGTCTACATGCTCTTCTCGTTGCTCGTCATCTTCTGA